TGCGCCAAATGGGTCATATTGTCTATACACCAGAGTACCCCGGACACGGCGCTGACCCCAATAAAAATGTCACTCACGAGATGTTAACCAAATCTATTGTCAATTTCATAATCGCGAATCAATTGAGAGATATTGTCCTTGTTGGACATAGCTTTGGCGGAACTCTCATTCAGAAGGTCGCAGAAATCGTTCCAGACCGAATTAGAAGACTTGTTTTTTTAGATGCCTTTGTTCTCCTAGACGGTGAGAGCGTAGTAGATGAATTTCAAGCGGGCACACGGGCAACTTTCGAGCAGCTTAGAAAAAACAGTAAGAACGATACGATCATGCTGCCCTTTCCGATTTTCCGTGAAACCTTCGTTAACTTAGCTAGCTTAGGCTTAGCCCAACAAATATATGATCAAGTATCGCCTGAGCCTGCAAAGCCTCTATTCGAAAAGCTAGATCTGAAGAAGTTTTATACGCTTAATACCCCTCGTAGCTATGTTTACCTCACAGAGGATACAGCATTGCCTCAAGGCAATGACGTAGGATGGCATCCGCACATGTCCAACAGACTAGGCTTGTTCCGTTTCATTCAAGGAAACGGAGATCACATCTCAACGGCTAAAACCCACCCTGCCTATTTAGCAAACAAATTATATGAGGCTGGAAGGGATTAAGGTGTAGCGGTAGCTTGTACCCTGGCAT
This portion of the Cohnella abietis genome encodes:
- a CDS encoding alpha/beta fold hydrolase, giving the protein MYHYYSYREQPLTFVLIHGSWADASFWDGIAAHLRQMGHIVYTPEYPGHGADPNKNVTHEMLTKSIVNFIIANQLRDIVLVGHSFGGTLIQKVAEIVPDRIRRLVFLDAFVLLDGESVVDEFQAGTRATFEQLRKNSKNDTIMLPFPIFRETFVNLASLGLAQQIYDQVSPEPAKPLFEKLDLKKFYTLNTPRSYVYLTEDTALPQGNDVGWHPHMSNRLGLFRFIQGNGDHISTAKTHPAYLANKLYEAGRD